The Deltaproteobacteria bacterium genome contains the following window.
GAACCCTGAAATTTTAGGACCCTGTTTTTTGACACTTTGAGAAAAACGCTATTAAAAAATTGAAGGCCCCTTGGCGAAAATATCGCTGGGGTTACTGGTTCCATCGGGAGGTTAAAATGAAAAAAGGGATTCATCCTCAATTTGTCGATTCCGTGATCAAGTGCGCTTGTGGGAGTGAGATTCGGACCAAATCGATCAAGAAAGAAATTTCCGTAGAAATCTGTTCCCGTTGCCATCCTTTTTTTACCGGCAAGCAGAAGCTGATTGATTCCGCC
Protein-coding sequences here:
- the rpmE gene encoding 50S ribosomal protein L31, whose amino-acid sequence is MKKGIHPQFVDSVIKCACGSEIRTKSIKKEISVEICSRCHPFFTGKQKLIDSAGRVERFQKKYGLK